ACTGCCCGACGAGCCTCCCCCGAACGAAGGCCGAACGAAGGGCATGGACTCCGCCAGCAACGCGGCCTCGGCTGTGGCGGCCGAGCGCGCGGCGGCTTCAGCGGCCTCGACGCCCGTTCGAGCCGAAGGCTCCGACGCTTCTGCCGTTTCGACGGGCGCGTGAGCCGAGCGCTCCGACGCTTGTGCGATGCGTTTCGTCAGCCAGGCGTACCACCGGTGACCCCAATGAGAACGGCGAGCAGCAGGACGTCGACGATGTCAGCCGTCGTCTAACGATCCGTCGGCGGCCATGTCATCGGCGGGGATCGGGGCAGCCCAGCTGGGGACGCCGGCGGGCGCTACTGGGTTGCCGTTGCGGCGGGCGCGGGCGGACAGGGTTGGGTCGGCGTACCACGGCCGCAGGGAGACGCGCAGCGGTGCCATGGATCCGTAGATAACCACGGCTTGCCCGTTGGGCAGGGTGCGCATGGCATGGTCGGGGGCGAGGCGGCGGTGTTCGACGCCTTGGGTGGTGGATCGCTGCCCCTGGGCGTCCCAGGTCGTGGAGGCCCGGGCGACGTCGGCCTCCCCCACGAGCCGGGAGGCGTGTTCGAGGGTGGCGGGGTCTTTGATGCCGGGCAGCAGCATGGTGGCGCGGTGGTTGTTGAGGATGGTGTGCGCGCGGTCGCCGTAGCGGGCGCGCATCTGGGTGAGGTCCTGCCAGACGGTGACGAGCTGGATGCCTTGGCCGGCGCCGGTGGAGGCGACCGCGTCGAGGTCGTCGAGGGGGGCGATGTTGGCGGCCTCGTCGAACATGCCGGCAGGTCGCCGTAGCACAGCCGGCGAGTTACAAAGCGACTTGGCGGCTGGCCCGGCGCAGGTCGTCGACGTCGGTGGCGATCGACCGTGCCGCGTCCTCGGTGGGGCGCAGCAGCGCGTCGGCCACCTGCGGCAGCGTCGGCTGCGGTGACGTGGCCGTGGCGGCGCGTACCGCGAGCTCGCACGCCGAGCTCTCCTCGGGGTCAGGGTGCGGTGCAGCGACGCGCCCACCAGCGAAGCCAGGAGCCGCACCCGGCGGCGCACCACCACGTCGGGGTCGTCGCCGGGACGGGCGGCCGCGTCCAGCCTGTTCGGCGTACGGCCGACGGATCTCGAGGCGGGCTTTCGACGCGGCGGTCGCCCCCCGACGGCACGCCTTCAACTCGGCGTGGGCGCCGTCACCGTCGGGCACGGTCACGGTGATGTAGCCGACCATGCGGTAGTGGCTGTACCCGTCAGCCAGCTCGCAACGCGAACGCCGAGCCCGGTCAGGGGTGGCGACGCCGCCACAGGATGTAGCCGCCGAGTGTCAGGGCCAGCGCCACCGCGACCACCGCGGTCCACGGCCGACGCACGGCCGTGGCGATGCGGTCGTCGGTGTCCGCCTGCCCGACCACGCGCGCGTCCTCAGGCCGCGCGCGGGCCAATTCGTCACTCCACGCCTGTGTCGGCGAGCAGCGGTCATCCATCAATCCCGTGTCTCCGCGGCGGGGAGCCACCAGGTAGCGCTGGCCGATCTCCCACGTGCGGTCCACCGAGGTTGCCGTGCCGGGATGACCGGGGCCGCCGTGGACGATCGGACGATCGAGATCGGGGCCGCGCCAGATCTCCTCCACCCGGAACCACGCGGCTCGACGCTCATCGGCGACGTCGGTGACGGTTCCGACGAAGACGATCTCGAACTCGGCCAGTCGTTCGGTCAGAGGCCGGTCGTCGCGGACGCAGCTGACCGCAGCCGCTGCAGCTGGGATCAGCATCGCGGCGAGCATGGCCGCGACGACGACGTGACCGCGTGACGACTTCATCCCCCGTTGGACGCGCCCCCACCCTCGTCGGTTGCGACCACGCGGAACACGGCTGCCATGTCGGCGTCGCCGTGGCGGGCCGCCACGGCCCGTGCGAACTGACCGGCCACCACCCGGGCGACCGGGAGGTCCAGGCCGTGCTCATCGCCCGCTTCGACCACCAGCCGGGCGTCCTTCCACGCGAGCCCGAGCGGGAAGCTCGCGGGGAAGTCGCGCTCCAGCATGGCGCGGCCCTTGAGCCCG
This is a stretch of genomic DNA from Actinomycetota bacterium. It encodes these proteins:
- a CDS encoding TraG/TraD/VirD4 family protein, which translates into the protein MFDEAANIAPLDDLDAVASTGAGQGIQLVTVWQDLTQMRARYGDRAHTILNNHRATMLLPGIKDPATLEHASRLVGEADVARASTTWDAQGQRSTTQGVEHRRLAPDHAMRTLPNGQAVVIYGSMAPLRVSLRPWYADPTLSARARRNGNPVAPAGVPSWAAPIPADDMAADGSLDDG